Within the Hypericibacter adhaerens genome, the region CAAGGCGAGGTGGTCTTCATCGATCCTTCCCTGGCGGACGATTTCTGGAAGGATGCGGGCCGGGTGAAGGACTATTTCCGCCAGCACGGCGTGGGGAACATCAGGCACTTCCCCATGACCACGCAGCAATTCGTCACCACCGCCGATTATCGGGCGCTTGGCAAGCTCGGCCTGGTCTTCATCGACGGGCTCCACACCGAAGCGCAGGCGAGCTTCGACTATGCGGCCTTCTCGCCGCTGCTGGAGACGCGCGGCTTCGTCATGCTCCATGACAGCATGATCGTGCGCCCCGACAAGGTCTATGGCAGCGAGAAGGCCTACGGCATGAGCGTCAAGCTCTTCGTCGACCGGCTGAAGCAGGATCCGTCGCTGCAGCTCCTGGACCTGCCCTTCGGCCATACCGGCGTGACCCTGCTGCGCAAGCTCGACGAGGAAGCGACGCGCGACCCTTACGACTGGCTCGATGGAGGGCCGCGCTGAGATGGGAACCGCGTTGAGACCCGACATGGAAAGGCCCGTCGTCGCCGTCTTCTGCATGCCGGAGCATGGGCATTTTCAGCAGCTTCGCGCCCTCATCGGCGATCTCGCGCGATCGGGATTCGCCGTCCATGTCTTCACTCATCGACGCTACGCGGCCGAGGTCGAGCGTCTCGGCGCGCGGCTCGTCGATCTCTTCACGCCCTGGCCGATCGAGCAGGCCGACAGCGAATCCATCCCGGTCCCCTGCCGCTATGTCAGCTTCGCGGCCGCCTATGCCGAGGAGGTGCTGGCGTCGCTGCGGCGCCTCAAGCCGGCTCTGGTGGTCGCGGAGACCTTCGCGGTGATCGGCCGGCTGGCCGCCCGGCTCCTGGACCTGCCCCTCGTCAATGTCATGCCGGGGCATAATTTCCATCCGGCCCTCTACCTCCCGGCCCTGCGCACCGACCCGCGCGTCGCGATCTCCGAGCGCTGCCACCGCGCGGTCGAGATCCTGCGCGAGCGCTACGGCCTGCCCGACGCTTCGCCCTTCTCCTACATCGCGGGCCTCAGCCCCGATCTCAATATCTGCTGCGAGCCGGCCGCGTTCCTCACCGAGGCGGAGCGCAAGAGTTTCGAGCCGGTCGCCTTCTATGGCTGCATCCCCGCGTCGGCGGAGGAAAGCGCGCATCCCGAGACGGCGGATGCTCTTTTCGGCGATGGATCGAGCGAACTCAAGATCTATGCCTGCCTGGGCACCGTCGCCTTCCGCTACTATGCCGATGTGGCCACCCGCGTGCTCGAGGCGCTGTCGGATTGCGTCGCCGGCATGAAGGAAGCCCGCGCGCTGGTCAGCCTGGGCGGGGCGTCGGTCGCGGATGGGGTCGTGCAGGGGCTCCGGCGGCCCAATGTGGAGATCGTCGGCTATGCCGATCAGTGGCGTGCGCTGGGCGAGGCCGATCTGTTCCTCACCCATCATGGCCTGAACTCGACCCACGAGGCCGTGTTCCGCGACGTGCCCATGCTGTCCTATCCCATCTTCACGGATCAGCCCGCACTGGCGGAGAGATGCCAGCAGCTCGGGATTGCCCTGCCGCTGTCGGATTCGCTGCGCGGTCCCGTCGATGCGGAGCAGATTCGCGCGGGCCTGGAGAAGATCTCCCGCGAAAGGGCTTCCCTCATGGCGAAGCTGGAGCGGGTGAGGACCTGGGAGCTCGAGGTGATGGCGCAGCGGCCGGCGGTTCTCGCCCGGGTCTGCGACTTGGCCTCGGTCAGCGCGGCGGCACTCAGGCCGGTCGACACTCGATGATGCTGTAGACCGGTCCGGCGGAAGCGATCTTCGCGATCTGGAGACCCGCCGAAGCCAGCAGGGCCGAGAACTCGCGTTGCGTGCGTTCCTGCGCCGCCAGGGCCACCAGCATGGTCAGGTCATGCTGCGACAAAGTCGCATGCAGGGCGGTCGCTTCGTTACGTTCCGGCAGGATCGGCTCGATGATCAGGAGGCGCGCGTCCGCCGTCATCGCCCGCCGGCAGTTTACCAGGATCCGGCCTGCCTGCTCGTCGTCCCAGTCATGGATGACGCTCTTGAGGATATAGGCGTCGGCACCGGGCGGCACCGATTCGAAGAAATCGCCGGCCATGAAGGCGCAGCGCCCGTCGAGACCGGGATGGTTCTTGCGGAAATTCTCTGCAGCGCCCTCGACCGCCACGGCGAGATCGAACAGCAGGCCCGAGGCACCGGGATTCGCCTCCAGCACATAGGCCAGCATCTCGCCATGGCCGCCGCCGATATCCGCGATCCGTTTCAACCCCGAGAAGTCGTAGGCTTGCAGGACCGCCTGCGCCGTCAGGCGGGTCAGCTCGATCGTGACGCGGTAGAAGGTGGCGGCCGCCTTGGGGTCCTTCTGCAGATGCGCGAACCCGTCCGTGCCCAGGAGCAGCTTCCGGGCGCTCTGGCCGGTTTTGATGCTGTAGAGCAGGTTGCCCCAGACCGGCCAGAGATGGTGTCCCCACCACAGCGTCCAGGCCCGTAAGGAGTGCGGCGAACCTTCCTGCAGCAAGGCGCCCAGCGGCGTCAGCGCGAAACGGCCATCCTCGCGCTCTTCGCAGAGGCCGAGCGCGCTCAAGGCCCGCAGGAGGCGATGCAGGGAAGGTGCGTCGGCGCCCGCGGCGGCGGCGAGCTCGGCGCTGGTCCGGGCTCCCGTGGCCAGGAGATCGGCGATCTTGAGCTCGGCGGCGACATAGAGCGCCTGCGTCTTCCAGCTGCCCGTGAGGATCGACTGGAATCGCTCCGTCAATTCCAGGATGTCGGCGCCTGGTGCCGTTTCCGAACCCATCCGAGATCAGCTTCCTGCGATCGACGCAATGAAAACAGCGATCGATGCCCCGCTTGCCGGCCCTGGATAGCATACCGATCCCCGGATCGCCAATCGCAGCGGGGCAGCCCTCCTTTCCCGTCAGCGCCAGAACGGCATCCTGGATTCCCGATCGGCTTCGCTGCGCGTGATGCCGATGTCCTTGAGCATGTCGTCGCCGAGGTCGATGAGGGCGCGGCGCTGCCGCGACCGCTCGATGGAACGGGCGACGAAGGCCACGGCCTTGAAAACGATGGCGCGAAACCCTTCGCGTCCATGCTTCCGGACGCCGTCTGCCTTCCTCGCTGGGATCGCGCTCTGCATGTTGGTGCTCCCGTCTGGTGAGGGAGCAGTAGACAGGCAGGTGGCGGCCGCGTCACGGTCGAACGCTACGGTTCCGGCCGAACTGTCAGTGCTGCAGGCGGCTTTGTTTCGTCCGGCCGACCGTTTCTGCCGCGTCGCCCAGGACGGCTAGGAACGCCCCGACCGCATGTCGGCGAGGATCTGCTGCGCGCGGTCGAGGCGGACATGGCCGCCCTGCTTGAGGCGCGTGACCAGGGCGTCGACCTCGTCATCCCTGGCGCCGGCCGCGATCGCGACATTGCGCGCATGCAGCGACATGTGCCCCTTCTGGATTCCTTCCGCGGCCAACGCCCGCAAGGCGCCCGTGTTCTGGGCCAGTCCCACGGCGACGATGATCTCGGCCAGCTCCTGGGCGCTCGAGACGCCCAGCAGCTTCACGGCCGCCTGCGCCACCGGGTGCGTCTTGGTGGCGCCGCCGACCAGACCCACCGCCATCGGCAGTTCCATCGTGCCGATCAGGTTGCCGGCGGCGTCCTTCTCATAGTGCGAGAGAGAGGTATAGCGCCCGCGCGCCGCGGCGTGCGAGTGCGCCCCGGCCTCGACGGCGCGGGTGTCGTTCCCGGTCGCCAGCACGACGGCCGTGATCCCGTTCATGATGCCCTTGTTGTGCGTGGCGGCCCGATAGGGGTCCGCGGCGGCGAAGGCATAGGCGTCCAGAATGCCATCCACCACGTCCTCGCCGCCGAGCGCCTCGCGATCATAGACCGCGCGCACGCGCGCCAGCCGGAGATCGGCCTTGTTGGAAAGAATGCGAAGGCGGACACGGCCGCCGGCGATCCCGGCGACGAGCGGCGCCACGGCCTCGGCCATGGTGTTGACCGCGTTGGCGCCCATCGCGTCGCGGACATCGACGATCAGATGCACCACCACATAGGTGGAGGTCGCGGCTTCCACGATGCGGACCTGGAGGTCCTTGGCGCCGCCGCCGAGCTTGACGAGGAAGGGGTCCTGCTCGTTGGCGAGATCGAGCAGCTCCCGACGGCGCTCATAGATCCGCAAGCGGGCCGCCTGCGGATCGCGCAGGCCGACGACCTGGATCTGCGAGATCATGACGGGCTGGTCGCTGGAGGTATGAAACCCGCCATGGAGGCGCGCGACCGACGCCATGTTGCTCGCCGCCGCGACCACGGAAGGCTCCTCCGTCGCCATGGGGACGAGATAGTCGCGGCCGTTGATGGTGAAGTTCGCCGCGATGCCGAGGGGTATCGGCAGCATGCCCACCACATTCTCGATCATGCGGTCGGCAATTGCCATCATGCCATCGCCCGGAGACGTAAAGGCACCAAGCTGGCTCTCGGCCAGCCCGGATGCATCGACGATCTTCCGGAAGCGCTCGGATGGCGAAAGCTTGTAGAAGCCTGGCAGTCGGCTGTTGACGGGCATCGGGGCAAACACTCCAACGGCAGTTCGTGAAACCCTGCCCGATGGAGACCGTGCCAACAATGTACGGGCCTTACACTCCATCACCGGAGAAAGGTGGAATTGTCACAAGGCCGGCTCGGGCTCACTCGGGCCGGGCCAGGGAGCGCAACCGCAAGGCCATGTGCACCTCGAGGCTGCGCGCGGGATCGATGGAGTCCGGGCTGAGCTCGCCGATCGCCGCCAGGCGCTGGCGCATCGTATTGACATGGATCCCCAGCGCGTCCGCGGCCTTCTGGATGTGACGGC harbors:
- a CDS encoding DUF1127 domain-containing protein; amino-acid sequence: MQSAIPARKADGVRKHGREGFRAIVFKAVAFVARSIERSRQRRALIDLGDDMLKDIGITRSEADRESRMPFWR
- a CDS encoding hydroxymethylglutaryl-CoA reductase, degradative, with amino-acid sequence MPVNSRLPGFYKLSPSERFRKIVDASGLAESQLGAFTSPGDGMMAIADRMIENVVGMLPIPLGIAANFTINGRDYLVPMATEEPSVVAAASNMASVARLHGGFHTSSDQPVMISQIQVVGLRDPQAARLRIYERRRELLDLANEQDPFLVKLGGGAKDLQVRIVEAATSTYVVVHLIVDVRDAMGANAVNTMAEAVAPLVAGIAGGRVRLRILSNKADLRLARVRAVYDREALGGEDVVDGILDAYAFAAADPYRAATHNKGIMNGITAVVLATGNDTRAVEAGAHSHAAARGRYTSLSHYEKDAAGNLIGTMELPMAVGLVGGATKTHPVAQAAVKLLGVSSAQELAEIIVAVGLAQNTGALRALAAEGIQKGHMSLHARNVAIAAGARDDEVDALVTRLKQGGHVRLDRAQQILADMRSGRS
- a CDS encoding class I SAM-dependent methyltransferase, which codes for MTRGMSQEWIAGLFADPELLRMGHHQRAEDQNLGLGWLYYAFGRIVRPRLAVVVGSWRGFAPIMFAKALQDNLEQGEVVFIDPSLADDFWKDAGRVKDYFRQHGVGNIRHFPMTTQQFVTTADYRALGKLGLVFIDGLHTEAQASFDYAAFSPLLETRGFVMLHDSMIVRPDKVYGSEKAYGMSVKLFVDRLKQDPSLQLLDLPFGHTGVTLLRKLDEEATRDPYDWLDGGPR
- a CDS encoding methyltransferase, producing the protein MGSETAPGADILELTERFQSILTGSWKTQALYVAAELKIADLLATGARTSAELAAAAGADAPSLHRLLRALSALGLCEEREDGRFALTPLGALLQEGSPHSLRAWTLWWGHHLWPVWGNLLYSIKTGQSARKLLLGTDGFAHLQKDPKAAATFYRVTIELTRLTAQAVLQAYDFSGLKRIADIGGGHGEMLAYVLEANPGASGLLFDLAVAVEGAAENFRKNHPGLDGRCAFMAGDFFESVPPGADAYILKSVIHDWDDEQAGRILVNCRRAMTADARLLIIEPILPERNEATALHATLSQHDLTMLVALAAQERTQREFSALLASAGLQIAKIASAGPVYSIIECRPA
- a CDS encoding glycosyltransferase yields the protein MERPVVAVFCMPEHGHFQQLRALIGDLARSGFAVHVFTHRRYAAEVERLGARLVDLFTPWPIEQADSESIPVPCRYVSFAAAYAEEVLASLRRLKPALVVAETFAVIGRLAARLLDLPLVNVMPGHNFHPALYLPALRTDPRVAISERCHRAVEILRERYGLPDASPFSYIAGLSPDLNICCEPAAFLTEAERKSFEPVAFYGCIPASAEESAHPETADALFGDGSSELKIYACLGTVAFRYYADVATRVLEALSDCVAGMKEARALVSLGGASVADGVVQGLRRPNVEIVGYADQWRALGEADLFLTHHGLNSTHEAVFRDVPMLSYPIFTDQPALAERCQQLGIALPLSDSLRGPVDAEQIRAGLEKISRERASLMAKLERVRTWELEVMAQRPAVLARVCDLASVSAAALRPVDTR